In the genome of Rhodoferax fermentans, one region contains:
- a CDS encoding alpha/beta hydrolase, with product MNTAVMAFEASRNTCEPAQVPSADIAHEYLLHGHGPNATTGVLLVHGLTGTPNEMRLLAKGLHRVGFTVLAVQLAGHCGSQDDLVATRWQDWLASVRRGANQLEQVTGRPVLVCGLSMGAVLALALAEDCPQQVAGVIALSTTFHYDGWSIPFYTRLSFLLPLFKALGIGRHSVFMEQPPYGIKDVALRERVVAQMYSVDSAAAGLPGNPWWSVIEMRSLAAHVRKHLGRVRSPCLVIHARRDDIASTENAHTIVRGVRHAPVELVLLEDSYHMITIDRERRTVLAHVVAFAEKLSNQGLA from the coding sequence ATGAACACCGCAGTCATGGCCTTTGAAGCCAGCCGAAATACGTGTGAACCTGCCCAGGTGCCCAGCGCAGACATCGCTCATGAGTACCTGTTGCATGGCCATGGGCCCAACGCCACCACAGGCGTGTTGTTGGTCCATGGTCTGACAGGGACCCCCAACGAAATGCGCTTGCTGGCCAAAGGATTGCACCGTGTGGGCTTCACCGTTCTGGCCGTGCAACTGGCGGGTCACTGCGGCTCCCAAGACGATCTCGTGGCCACCCGCTGGCAAGACTGGCTGGCCAGTGTCAGGCGCGGCGCCAACCAGTTGGAGCAAGTCACGGGTCGACCGGTGCTGGTCTGCGGCCTGTCCATGGGGGCTGTGCTGGCGCTCGCGCTGGCCGAAGACTGTCCCCAGCAGGTGGCTGGCGTGATCGCCCTCTCCACCACCTTTCACTACGACGGTTGGAGCATCCCGTTTTACACGCGGCTGTCGTTCCTTTTACCCCTTTTCAAAGCCTTGGGCATAGGGCGCCACAGCGTGTTCATGGAGCAGCCACCCTATGGCATCAAGGATGTCGCTCTGCGCGAACGTGTCGTTGCGCAGATGTACTCAGTCGACAGTGCTGCCGCAGGCTTGCCAGGCAATCCTTGGTGGTCGGTGATCGAGATGAGGTCTCTGGCTGCACATGTGCGCAAACACCTGGGCCGCGTGCGTTCGCCTTGTCTCGTGATCCATGCACGCCGTGACGATATTGCCTCGACCGAGAATGCACACACCATAGTTCGGGGTGTGCGCCACGCGCCTGTGGAGCTTGTGCTTCTGGAGGACAGCTACCACATGATCACGATTGATCGTGAACGCCGCACAGTGCTGGCACATGTCGTGGCGTTTGCCGAGAAACTGTCCAATCAAGGTTTGGCATGA
- a CDS encoding HlyD family secretion protein, whose product MKYLLTTQLTRRCLPSLAAMLLLLGCNAKPAPSTATAATASSPREVAMARGKIDVQGGLLELSPAQDGVVQTLAVQEGQEVQPGQLLLRLVGNAAAAELAVAESELKLARAKLQARSQRLPALRRSAARLSEAAAAGAAEPQRAEDAQQLLHDAEAEFTVSQAEANVTQSRLMLLRAQNARLELRAPESGTVVRVNTQAGQRVVAQPVITLLPRRPLIVRAELNESYATQVHVGLRAHVTTDGDSLSEALPPARVVRMSPVLGNGRLQDDTQRGPVRVIECVLDFDQAPTARIGQNVRVSFHE is encoded by the coding sequence ATGAAATACCTCTTGACGACCCAGCTGACCCGCAGGTGTCTGCCCTCGCTAGCCGCCATGCTGCTGCTCTTGGGGTGTAACGCCAAACCGGCTCCGTCTACAGCGACCGCTGCAACAGCATCCAGCCCGCGCGAGGTTGCCATGGCCCGAGGCAAGATTGACGTGCAAGGTGGGTTGTTGGAGCTATCACCTGCGCAAGATGGCGTGGTGCAGACTCTGGCCGTGCAGGAAGGGCAGGAGGTGCAACCCGGACAGTTGCTGCTGCGTCTGGTGGGCAATGCCGCAGCAGCCGAGTTGGCCGTGGCCGAGTCTGAACTGAAACTGGCCCGTGCCAAACTCCAAGCGCGCTCGCAGCGCCTTCCTGCACTGCGACGTTCCGCGGCTCGACTGTCCGAGGCAGCAGCAGCAGGGGCTGCCGAGCCCCAGCGCGCCGAAGACGCCCAACAGTTGTTGCACGACGCGGAGGCAGAGTTCACCGTATCTCAGGCCGAGGCCAATGTCACGCAAAGCCGACTGATGTTATTGCGCGCTCAAAACGCCAGACTGGAGTTGCGCGCACCCGAAAGTGGCACGGTCGTGCGTGTCAACACACAAGCAGGCCAGCGCGTTGTGGCACAGCCCGTCATCACACTGTTGCCCCGTCGCCCCCTCATCGTGCGCGCCGAACTCAACGAGAGCTACGCCACGCAGGTGCATGTGGGTTTGCGAGCTCATGTCACCACCGATGGCGACAGCCTATCTGAAGCGTTACCGCCAGCAAGGGTGGTGCGTATGAGCCCTGTGTTGGGCAATGGGCGCCTGCAAGATGACACCCAGCGGGGACCGGTGCGCGTGATCGAGTGTGTCTTGGACTTTGACCAGGCGCCCACTGCACGTATTGGACAAAATGTGAGGGTCAGTTTTCATGAGTAG
- a CDS encoding DegT/DnrJ/EryC1/StrS family aminotransferase, with the protein MMALEAPPTAGLPVFFTDLWASGSSDLAGMLGRFLGVSSVQVECSGTAALVVALTTLHTLAPERTEVIVPAYTCPLVAMAVAHCGLRLRMCELMPNALDMDPVILATLCGPRTLAVLPTHLAGRVVDAAPARALAHAEGAWVIEDAAQALGARVGGASVGTGSDIVFFSLAVGKGLSIFEGGALVVADADLRAACERTARAIVRPSFVWELRRSIELLAYTALYHPRGLRWAYGWPLRRALAHNDRIAAAGDDFSQNIPLHRVGRWRQAVGVRALARLPAWLEDSESRAQQRVPRLRGISSLTVLDDSAGVPAAQGTWPSILVLLPDAARRDAALARLWGAGLGVSVPFAHVLADYARYAAVVPATAPADLPHARSFAARVLSISNSPWLDAESFERLCTALEQVLDVR; encoded by the coding sequence ATGATGGCACTTGAGGCGCCACCTACTGCTGGTCTACCCGTGTTTTTCACCGACCTTTGGGCTAGTGGATCTTCGGACTTGGCCGGTATGTTGGGGCGTTTTCTTGGCGTCTCGTCGGTGCAAGTGGAGTGCTCTGGCACTGCCGCTCTCGTCGTGGCGCTCACGACACTGCACACACTGGCGCCCGAGCGCACCGAAGTGATTGTGCCTGCCTACACCTGCCCTTTGGTGGCCATGGCGGTGGCGCACTGTGGCCTGAGGCTGCGTATGTGCGAGCTCATGCCCAACGCCCTGGACATGGACCCAGTGATTCTTGCAACGCTCTGTGGGCCGCGCACACTGGCCGTGTTGCCGACACACCTTGCAGGGCGTGTGGTTGATGCCGCACCCGCACGTGCGCTGGCCCATGCGGAGGGTGCGTGGGTGATCGAAGATGCCGCCCAGGCCTTGGGTGCGCGTGTGGGGGGCGCCAGCGTCGGCACAGGCAGTGACATCGTCTTTTTCAGCCTTGCCGTTGGCAAGGGGTTGAGCATTTTTGAAGGCGGCGCTTTGGTTGTGGCAGACGCCGATTTGCGAGCTGCTTGCGAGCGCACCGCGCGTGCCATCGTGCGGCCCAGCTTTGTTTGGGAGCTTCGCCGTTCTATCGAACTGCTCGCCTACACCGCGCTGTACCACCCGAGAGGGCTGCGCTGGGCCTATGGTTGGCCTTTGCGCCGTGCATTGGCACACAATGACCGCATTGCCGCAGCGGGCGACGATTTTTCGCAAAACATTCCTTTGCACCGTGTTGGTCGCTGGCGCCAGGCTGTGGGCGTTCGGGCGCTGGCACGCTTGCCAGCCTGGCTGGAGGACAGCGAGTCAAGAGCACAGCAGCGCGTGCCGAGGCTGCGCGGCATCTCCTCGCTTACTGTGCTAGACGACAGCGCAGGCGTTCCCGCAGCCCAAGGAACCTGGCCGTCCATCTTGGTTCTGCTGCCTGATGCGGCGCGAAGAGATGCTGCGTTGGCGCGTTTATGGGGCGCAGGTCTCGGTGTGTCTGTGCCATTTGCGCATGTGCTTGCAGACTACGCGCGTTATGCCGCTGTAGTGCCCGCCACAGCCCCTGCTGACCTGCCCCATGCGCGCAGCTTTGCAGCACGGGTGCTGTCCATCAGCAACAGTCCTTGGTTGGATGCTGAGAGTTTCGAGCGGCTGTGCACAGCGCTGGAGCAGGTGCTTGATGTCAGGTAA
- a CDS encoding MtnX-like HAD-IB family phosphatase has translation MSRSNTSWSVVDVCHRAQQPNRQPSGDSAWIVQCDFDGTISTIDVTDSLLQRFGRPGWQALEDAWERGEIGSRECMKGQVALLDMDREELDAHLSTIVVDPYFGDFVQAARERGMLVQVVSDGIDYAIHSVLQRHGLADLPVIANRLLQTGPRSWQLQSPWASAHCLRASGNCKCERLAEQQQAHHVRVLFVGDGSSDFCVSGKADFVLAKYKLIDHCVAKHIPHAAFSDFSEALALLPQPMEVAV, from the coding sequence ATGAGTAGAAGCAACACATCCTGGTCTGTGGTCGATGTCTGTCACCGTGCCCAGCAGCCAAACCGGCAGCCCTCTGGGGACTCGGCTTGGATCGTGCAGTGTGACTTTGACGGCACCATCAGCACGATCGACGTCACGGACTCGTTGTTGCAACGCTTTGGTCGACCTGGTTGGCAAGCCCTGGAGGACGCCTGGGAGCGCGGTGAAATTGGCTCGCGCGAGTGTATGAAAGGCCAGGTGGCCCTGCTTGACATGGACCGTGAAGAGCTCGACGCCCATCTCTCAACCATTGTTGTTGACCCCTACTTTGGTGACTTTGTACAGGCTGCGCGTGAACGTGGCATGCTGGTGCAGGTGGTGAGTGATGGCATCGACTACGCCATCCATTCTGTGCTTCAGAGACATGGCCTGGCAGACCTGCCTGTGATTGCCAACCGGTTGCTTCAAACCGGCCCGCGCAGTTGGCAGCTGCAGTCGCCCTGGGCCAGTGCACATTGTTTGCGCGCCAGCGGCAACTGCAAATGTGAACGCCTGGCTGAGCAGCAGCAGGCGCACCATGTGCGTGTGCTTTTTGTGGGCGATGGCAGTTCAGATTTCTGTGTTTCTGGTAAAGCCGATTTTGTGTTGGCTAAATACAAGCTGATCGACCACTGCGTGGCCAAGCATATTCCTCACGCCGCTTTCTCCGATTTTTCTGAAGCTCTGGCGCTGCTCCCGCAGCCCATGGAGGTCGCTGTATGA
- a CDS encoding DMT family transporter — MKRFYAVGFLALVAFDTLAQLSFKLAGDSALPLEFSSAWLWRVFGQPWIYGAFAGYVGAFFTWMTLLEHAPIGPAFAASHLEVVTVLILSAWLFGEHIGWPQVTGATLILAGIACLARSEADAAPEPNAHLHDGT; from the coding sequence ATGAAACGCTTTTACGCTGTGGGTTTTCTGGCGCTTGTGGCCTTCGACACGCTGGCACAGCTGAGCTTCAAGTTGGCAGGTGATTCTGCCCTGCCTTTGGAGTTTTCCTCGGCCTGGTTGTGGCGTGTTTTTGGGCAGCCGTGGATCTATGGGGCCTTCGCGGGCTACGTGGGGGCCTTCTTTACCTGGATGACCTTGCTGGAGCATGCCCCGATTGGTCCGGCATTTGCGGCATCTCACCTGGAAGTCGTGACGGTGCTCATCCTGTCAGCCTGGTTATTTGGCGAGCACATTGGTTGGCCACAGGTGACGGGTGCAACACTGATCTTGGCGGGTATCGCCTGCCTGGCACGCAGTGAAGCAGACGCAGCGCCCGAACCAAACGCACACTTGCATGATGGCACTTGA
- a CDS encoding peptidogalycan biosysnthesis protein — protein sequence MLWRNQLEPDALVRHFGAHPPQGFSLLQGLPVPAFIAPFDLLTTADEALKTKVSGLPLYERWSRWLSVKTGFVGSTVTEYSPLPLAGPSPQALAEAVRQGLGQRFALAIVKDIPHQSPLLSDADNHYAQALVEAGEAQGFVTVEGQALAFVRIDFDHLDVYLSRLSASRRQNLRRKLRSRSSMQVRHLPTGPAFADEALVDTYYALYESVYAQSEVHFDRLTRSFLAALLRDETSRGMVFEYRRQDTQALLGWNLCYIHDGRLVDKYIGLAYPAARETNLYFVSWMENLQYAIQNGLTHYVAGWTDPEVKRSLGAQFTFTRHLVYVRQPVLRALARRFVGRFESDRQWRGGAGVP from the coding sequence ATGCTCTGGCGCAATCAGTTAGAACCGGACGCGCTGGTCAGGCACTTTGGCGCACACCCGCCGCAAGGGTTTTCTTTGCTGCAGGGTTTGCCGGTGCCAGCCTTCATAGCCCCGTTCGATTTGCTCACCACCGCCGATGAGGCACTCAAAACCAAGGTGTCAGGGCTGCCACTTTATGAACGGTGGTCGCGCTGGCTGAGTGTGAAAACAGGCTTTGTCGGCAGCACGGTGACGGAGTACAGCCCTTTGCCGCTGGCCGGGCCCTCACCGCAGGCTCTGGCTGAGGCGGTCCGCCAAGGCTTGGGGCAACGTTTTGCATTGGCTATTGTCAAAGACATCCCCCACCAGTCGCCACTGTTGAGTGATGCCGACAACCACTACGCCCAAGCGCTGGTGGAGGCTGGCGAAGCACAGGGTTTTGTGACGGTAGAAGGCCAAGCACTGGCCTTTGTGCGTATTGACTTTGACCACCTGGACGTGTACCTGTCGCGCTTGTCCGCCAGCCGACGCCAGAACCTGCGACGCAAGCTGCGCAGCCGTTCCAGCATGCAGGTGCGGCACTTGCCGACGGGCCCGGCCTTTGCAGACGAGGCCTTGGTCGATACGTATTACGCGCTGTACGAGTCTGTATACGCACAAAGTGAGGTCCATTTTGATCGACTCACACGCAGTTTTTTGGCGGCCTTGCTGCGCGACGAGACCAGCCGGGGAATGGTCTTTGAGTACCGGCGGCAAGATACACAGGCACTGCTGGGCTGGAACCTGTGTTACATACATGACGGACGTCTGGTGGACAAGTACATCGGTCTGGCTTACCCGGCCGCTCGTGAGACCAATCTTTATTTTGTGAGCTGGATGGAAAACCTGCAGTACGCCATCCAGAACGGGCTGACACATTACGTGGCGGGTTGGACGGACCCCGAGGTCAAACGCAGTCTGGGGGCTCAGTTCACCTTCACCCGCCACCTGGTGTATGTGCGCCAGCCTGTGCTCAGGGCGCTGGCGAGGCGTTTTGTGGGTCGGTTTGAGAGTGACCGCCAATGGCGCGGTGGCGCGGGAGTGCCATGA
- a CDS encoding arginase family protein: MNTPVLAPVVLDLDGSVGPLPGELRLALASDWQEAVRFGCSLARLRQFSAELQSRLPAFTEHGTVFTGSGDFHHLSWPLIERCITARRCTSQHPLRVLVLDNHPDNMRFPLGVHCGSWVRRVAMLPQVSHVHVVGITSRDIGFGHAWENYLAPLRAGRLTYWSVGVETGWARWLGLQQQFRCFPDAEALTSAVSHMLSTNLQATYLSIDKDVFDPSVVRTNWDQGVLQAPHVFAMMSALRGQLAGSDVTGDVSAYRYRTVWKRCLSAGDGQQTAEMDAALPEWQVKQGAFNRELLRQLERAV, encoded by the coding sequence ATGAACACGCCGGTGCTTGCGCCTGTGGTGCTGGATCTGGACGGCTCGGTCGGGCCGCTGCCTGGCGAGTTGCGTCTGGCGCTGGCCTCCGATTGGCAGGAGGCCGTACGCTTTGGCTGCAGTTTGGCGCGCCTGCGACAGTTTTCCGCTGAGCTGCAGTCCCGACTGCCCGCGTTCACCGAGCACGGCACGGTTTTCACAGGCAGCGGAGACTTTCACCATCTCAGCTGGCCGCTGATCGAGCGCTGTATTACGGCACGCAGGTGCACGTCACAACACCCATTGCGCGTGCTGGTCTTGGACAACCACCCGGACAACATGCGGTTTCCGCTGGGTGTGCACTGCGGCTCCTGGGTGCGTCGGGTAGCGATGTTGCCTCAGGTCTCACATGTCCATGTGGTTGGTATCACCTCGCGCGATATCGGCTTTGGCCATGCCTGGGAGAACTACTTGGCACCACTGCGGGCTGGGCGGCTGACTTACTGGAGTGTCGGGGTGGAAACGGGCTGGGCACGCTGGCTGGGACTGCAGCAGCAGTTCCGCTGCTTCCCCGATGCAGAAGCGCTCACCAGCGCCGTGTCTCACATGCTGTCGACCAACTTGCAAGCCACCTATCTCAGTATCGACAAGGACGTTTTCGACCCGTCCGTGGTGCGCACCAACTGGGACCAGGGTGTGTTGCAAGCGCCTCATGTCTTTGCCATGATGTCTGCCCTGCGTGGCCAGTTGGCAGGCAGTGACGTGACCGGCGACGTGTCTGCTTATCGCTATCGCACGGTGTGGAAGCGCTGCTTGAGCGCGGGTGATGGCCAGCAGACCGCAGAGATGGATGCCGCCTTGCCTGAATGGCAGGTGAAGCAAGGCGCGTTCAATCGGGAGCTGTTAAGGCAGTTGGAAAGGGCCGTCTGA
- a CDS encoding aspartate aminotransferase family protein translates to MSNDNAQLLADEAKYCSFGDTVHYVNPPKIFDGCEGSYMFDAEGTPYLDLQMWYSAVNFGYKNKRLEEVMIRQLQTLPQVASQYLHPTKIELAKFIAQDAQAKWGSAGRVHFNVGGAQAIEDSLKVVRNASNGKSLMFAFEGGYHGRTLGASSITSSYRYRRRFGHFGDRAQFLPFPYPFRRPKGMTSEEYSESLVKEFARKFENEYHAIWDPKTNQCEYAAFYVEPIQGTGGYVVPPANFFKGLKKVLDEHGVLLVVDEIQMGFWRTGKLWSIENFGVKPDVLVFAKALTNGLNALSGLWAREELINPAIFPPGSTHSTFAANPLGTALGLEVMKMTHEVDFGAQVCDSGAYFLDGLKQLQKRHKEIGDVDGMGLALRAEICTEDGFTPNRALLDKMVDIGLEGKLEYQGQKRGLVLDVGGYYKNVITLAPSLMITRPEIDEALVLLDQLITRAKRS, encoded by the coding sequence ATGAGTAACGACAACGCTCAGCTGCTGGCTGATGAAGCGAAATACTGTTCTTTCGGTGATACCGTGCATTACGTCAATCCACCCAAGATTTTTGATGGCTGCGAAGGCAGCTACATGTTTGATGCCGAGGGAACGCCATATCTCGACTTGCAGATGTGGTATTCGGCCGTCAACTTTGGCTACAAAAACAAACGCCTGGAAGAGGTCATGATCCGCCAGCTGCAGACCTTGCCGCAGGTGGCCAGCCAATACCTTCACCCCACCAAGATTGAGTTGGCCAAGTTCATTGCACAAGATGCCCAGGCCAAGTGGGGCAGTGCAGGCCGCGTGCATTTCAATGTGGGCGGCGCGCAGGCTATTGAGGATTCACTCAAGGTGGTGCGCAACGCCTCCAACGGCAAAAGCCTGATGTTCGCTTTTGAAGGGGGTTACCATGGCCGCACGCTGGGAGCCTCCAGCATCACCTCAAGCTACCGTTACCGCCGTCGTTTTGGTCATTTTGGTGACCGCGCACAGTTCCTTCCCTTCCCCTACCCGTTCCGCCGTCCCAAGGGCATGACCTCAGAGGAGTACTCAGAGTCGCTGGTTAAGGAGTTCGCTCGTAAGTTCGAGAATGAGTACCACGCCATCTGGGACCCCAAGACCAACCAGTGCGAGTACGCCGCCTTTTACGTGGAGCCGATCCAGGGCACAGGCGGCTACGTGGTGCCACCAGCCAACTTCTTCAAGGGGCTGAAAAAAGTGCTCGATGAGCACGGCGTGTTGCTGGTGGTTGATGAAATCCAAATGGGTTTCTGGCGCACTGGCAAGCTGTGGTCGATTGAGAATTTTGGCGTCAAGCCTGATGTGCTGGTGTTTGCCAAGGCGCTGACCAATGGGCTCAATGCTCTATCGGGTCTTTGGGCGCGTGAAGAGCTGATCAACCCTGCGATTTTCCCACCAGGCTCGACACATTCCACATTTGCAGCCAACCCCTTGGGCACGGCACTGGGTTTGGAGGTGATGAAGATGACGCACGAAGTTGACTTTGGTGCCCAGGTGTGCGACAGCGGCGCGTACTTCCTCGATGGCCTCAAGCAGCTGCAAAAACGCCACAAGGAAATTGGCGACGTGGACGGCATGGGGCTGGCGCTGCGCGCCGAGATTTGTACCGAGGACGGTTTCACGCCGAACCGCGCCTTGCTCGACAAGATGGTGGACATCGGGCTGGAGGGCAAGCTGGAGTACCAGGGCCAAAAGCGGGGTCTGGTGCTTGACGTCGGTGGTTACTACAAGAACGTCATCACCTTGGCGCCGTCTTTGATGATCACGCGCCCCGAGATCGATGAGGCGCTGGTGCTGCTGGACCAGCTCATCACGCGCGCCAAGCGCAGCTGA
- a CDS encoding EamA family transporter has translation MPPLVAVLWALNMLVDTAGQLAFKAAASVDSRAGTGLARWVWMMRRPWLWIGVSCYVAEFLVWLAFLSLVPLSDGVLLGSINIVVVMVAGRFLFREKLSRLRVIGILLVSAGVAIVGVRA, from the coding sequence ATGCCCCCCCTGGTCGCTGTGTTGTGGGCATTGAACATGCTCGTAGACACGGCTGGGCAGTTGGCCTTCAAGGCAGCAGCCTCCGTCGATTCCCGTGCGGGGACGGGCTTGGCACGTTGGGTGTGGATGATGCGGCGCCCCTGGCTGTGGATTGGCGTGAGCTGTTATGTCGCCGAGTTCCTGGTGTGGCTGGCCTTCTTGTCGCTGGTGCCACTGTCCGACGGTGTGCTTCTGGGCTCCATCAACATCGTGGTGGTGATGGTCGCGGGGCGCTTCCTGTTTCGGGAAAAGTTATCGCGTTTGCGCGTGATTGGCATTTTGCTTGTCTCCGCAGGGGTGGCCATCGTGGGGGTGCGCGCATGA